The following coding sequences lie in one Pseudoalteromonas sp. Scap06 genomic window:
- a CDS encoding tetratricopeptide repeat protein has protein sequence MLTQLKRICFIGFLAVLSSASNDALSNEQPSLFEQFNLEQAWPEKHRLATDILSNPDVPNLQRITIYSDLAELAFAQSDLANALKYFKLLETSSTLKDQPKLFFRAIKMQGVVLYYQGLVQQAVVDYSRALNIAIALKSPIKQANLLSNIGLAYFDMYNMELALDYYQQAKVIYEKEGSAQDKADILHNIAGIYIRLSRYESALEMYREVLKVFQELGDEDGVAQAYGNMGVAYTESRQYQLALHYNQLALRYYQSVNNAFQLSTKHTNLATINLKLNKFDVAFYHANAGQQFAIEADNKSLLAAALHVLSIVQFVQGDTQSAKQTSEHSITLAKEYNNGMRIKDGLGIEALINASLGDYEKALNLHQQYVDYQRSVNTEEASKAVSQFQIQFESNQLNQEIKQLKQQQYLQELQIAKRSQLTFLLVIVAILILITVIAVYKRRTEKQAKLKLSEQVEQRTKELQSVAQELREANEVKSQFLANISHEIRTPLTAILAQTDDLINGLYKPEQLQDELRVIQRQSEHLKSLINDVLDLSKIEANRLELNISCFDVVQLINDIHAMFSPQTKAKDLSLVLDCQLEKSYFTRLDLMRVKQILINLCANAIKFTHKGQVTIGVSKTEQGLLFSIKDTGIGMSSSQLKLIFECFSQADNSISRRFGGTGLGLSLSQQLAAMMGGYISVQSEFKKGSEFSFYLPCIQVEEQVCHDDQQAKSDDRHRLLSGKVVLAEDHSDNRKLISRYLHSLGLEVIAVENGEQAVEQSLKLYPDLVLLDIQMPVMDGISAFELLKQCGYEQPILALTANAMSHEIDHYLSLGFSDYLAKPIDKESFYTVLAKYLNAANTEVSTEQIHVDMSDLVTSFQQSLAEESELIKRHFKDADYQALQKDSHRVLGAAQMFEFKDIALAAKALDDELLQPQINTQRLTTLVNNLQALFKKYE, from the coding sequence ATGCTGACTCAGTTAAAGCGCATCTGCTTTATTGGCTTTTTGGCTGTTTTAAGTAGTGCATCAAATGACGCTTTATCAAATGAGCAGCCAAGTTTGTTTGAGCAGTTTAACCTTGAACAAGCATGGCCTGAAAAGCATCGCCTTGCAACCGATATCTTATCGAACCCTGATGTTCCAAATTTACAACGCATTACTATTTATAGCGATTTAGCTGAGCTGGCTTTTGCGCAAAGTGATTTAGCCAATGCACTAAAATATTTTAAATTGCTAGAGACCAGTAGTACGTTAAAAGATCAGCCTAAACTTTTCTTTCGTGCGATTAAAATGCAAGGAGTTGTGCTTTATTATCAAGGGTTAGTGCAACAAGCGGTCGTTGATTATAGCCGCGCGTTAAACATCGCAATTGCGCTTAAAAGTCCGATAAAGCAGGCTAATTTACTTAGTAATATCGGGCTTGCTTATTTTGATATGTATAACATGGAGCTAGCTCTTGATTATTATCAACAAGCCAAAGTAATTTATGAAAAAGAGGGAAGCGCACAAGATAAGGCCGATATATTACATAATATTGCCGGTATTTATATTCGTCTCTCTCGATATGAGTCAGCTCTTGAGATGTACCGTGAGGTTTTAAAAGTTTTTCAAGAACTTGGCGATGAAGACGGTGTTGCCCAAGCATACGGTAATATGGGAGTAGCTTACACAGAATCGAGACAGTACCAATTAGCACTGCATTATAATCAGTTGGCCTTACGTTACTATCAAAGCGTTAATAATGCGTTTCAACTTTCTACTAAGCATACAAATTTAGCCACCATCAACCTTAAGCTAAATAAATTTGATGTTGCCTTTTATCACGCTAATGCGGGCCAACAATTTGCAATAGAGGCAGATAATAAGTCTTTATTGGCGGCAGCGTTACATGTGTTGTCAATTGTTCAATTTGTACAAGGTGATACGCAAAGTGCCAAACAAACCTCAGAGCACTCAATTACCCTTGCCAAAGAGTACAATAATGGCATGCGTATTAAAGATGGCTTAGGAATTGAAGCACTAATAAATGCGAGCTTAGGGGATTATGAAAAAGCGCTAAATTTACACCAACAGTACGTTGATTATCAGCGTAGTGTGAATACCGAAGAAGCCTCAAAAGCGGTCAGTCAATTTCAAATCCAGTTTGAATCGAATCAGCTAAACCAAGAAATTAAACAATTAAAACAACAACAATACTTACAAGAATTGCAAATAGCTAAACGTTCACAGTTAACGTTTTTGTTGGTGATTGTTGCCATATTAATTTTAATTACGGTAATTGCTGTTTATAAGCGCCGAACAGAAAAGCAAGCTAAGTTAAAGTTAAGCGAACAAGTTGAACAGCGTACCAAAGAGCTACAAAGTGTGGCACAGGAGCTGCGTGAAGCAAACGAGGTGAAAAGCCAGTTTTTAGCGAATATAAGCCATGAAATTAGAACACCGTTAACTGCTATTTTGGCACAAACTGATGATCTTATTAATGGTCTATATAAGCCGGAACAGTTACAAGATGAGCTTAGAGTAATACAACGTCAAAGTGAGCATTTAAAAAGCTTGATTAATGATGTGTTGGACTTAAGTAAGATAGAGGCAAACCGGTTAGAACTTAATATTAGTTGTTTTGATGTGGTGCAGCTTATCAACGATATTCACGCTATGTTTTCTCCTCAAACTAAAGCGAAAGACTTATCGTTAGTTTTAGATTGCCAGTTAGAAAAATCCTATTTTACGCGATTAGATTTAATGCGAGTAAAACAAATTCTTATTAATTTATGTGCTAATGCCATTAAGTTTACTCATAAAGGGCAAGTAACTATTGGTGTTAGTAAAACCGAGCAAGGGTTACTCTTTTCGATTAAAGACACTGGGATTGGTATGAGCTCATCTCAACTTAAACTTATTTTTGAGTGCTTTAGCCAAGCCGATAACAGTATTAGTCGACGTTTTGGTGGCACAGGACTAGGTTTGAGCTTGTCGCAGCAATTGGCGGCGATGATGGGTGGCTATATAAGTGTGCAGAGTGAGTTTAAAAAAGGCAGTGAGTTTTCATTTTATTTGCCCTGTATACAAGTTGAAGAGCAAGTTTGCCATGACGATCAGCAAGCAAAGTCTGATGATCGACATAGATTATTATCGGGTAAAGTGGTTCTTGCTGAAGATCACAGTGATAACCGCAAACTGATTAGTCGTTATTTACATTCTCTTGGGCTGGAAGTGATTGCCGTTGAAAACGGTGAGCAAGCAGTAGAACAAAGTTTAAAGCTATACCCAGATTTAGTACTGTTAGATATTCAAATGCCAGTTATGGATGGTATTTCTGCGTTTGAACTACTCAAGCAATGTGGTTATGAACAGCCTATTTTAGCATTAACGGCCAATGCCATGAGCCACGAAATTGACCATTACCTATCACTTGGGTTTAGTGACTATTTAGCAAAGCCAATCGATAAAGAGTCTTTTTATACTGTGCTAGCAAAATACTTAAATGCTGCAAATACAGAGGTATCAACTGAACAGATTCATGTTGATATGAGTGATTTAGTAACGAGCTTTCAACAAAGTTTAGCCGAAGAAAGCGAGCTTATTAAGCGACACTTTAAAGATGCTGATTATCAGGCGCTGCAAAAAGATAGCCATCGAGTGTTAGGGGCGGCACAAATGTTCGAGTTTAAAGACATAGCCTTAGCGGCAAAAGCGCTAGACGATGAATTACTTCAGCCACAAATAAATACGCAAAGGCTAACAACATTAGTGAATAACTTACAGGCACTGTTTAAAAAATACGAATAA
- the gppA gene encoding guanosine-5'-triphosphate,3'-diphosphate diphosphatase translates to MGQLKPQKNVYAVIDLGSNSFHMLIAKSMAGGLQTIGRVKRKVRLAAGLDDNNLLSLEAMQRGWECLALFAERLQDIPTQNITIVATATLRLATNADDFKLRAEEILGHKVNVISGELEARTIYKGVAHTSSCTGKQLVIDIGGASTEVVIGQGFEARHYKSLNIGCVTFLERYFKDCQLNEANFNAAIKAARNVIDEIAPEYKTAGWQLASGASGTVQAIQEIMVAQNLNEMLTLEKLYTIKQQSIAYKTIAELDLPGLSEERRLVFVSGLAILIALFESLEIEQMGLAGGALREGVLYSMLPELHNTDIRQRTIDGFMNRYHVDQKQASRVSSLALLLANEVSQYWPVAAQSGLPLLNAVAQLHEIGLLIEYKQYHKHTAYILENTDMPGFSQSEHKVIVAIAHSHRSDLQKGCLDHLGAHSSVAAYIVRLLRIAVILSMRRQDDVLPNFKITAENEELAIQFENNWLKKHPLMASELNQEIKYQKKCGWKLKVS, encoded by the coding sequence GTGGGGCAACTTAAACCGCAAAAAAATGTATATGCAGTCATTGATTTAGGCTCAAATAGCTTTCATATGCTTATTGCTAAGTCAATGGCGGGCGGCCTGCAAACTATAGGGCGCGTGAAACGTAAAGTAAGACTCGCAGCTGGGCTTGATGATAATAATTTATTGAGCTTAGAGGCTATGCAACGAGGCTGGGAGTGTTTGGCCTTGTTTGCAGAGCGGTTGCAAGATATTCCCACGCAGAACATCACCATTGTTGCCACTGCAACACTTCGCTTAGCAACCAACGCCGACGACTTTAAACTACGTGCTGAAGAAATATTAGGGCATAAAGTGAATGTTATTAGTGGCGAGCTAGAAGCGCGAACTATTTATAAAGGGGTTGCGCATACCTCTTCATGTACTGGCAAGCAGCTGGTTATTGATATTGGTGGAGCGAGTACTGAGGTTGTTATTGGCCAAGGTTTTGAAGCGCGTCACTATAAAAGCCTTAATATTGGCTGCGTGACTTTTCTCGAACGCTACTTTAAAGATTGCCAATTAAATGAAGCAAACTTTAATGCTGCGATAAAAGCAGCACGAAATGTTATTGATGAAATAGCACCTGAATATAAAACGGCTGGTTGGCAACTTGCCTCTGGTGCGTCAGGTACTGTGCAAGCTATTCAAGAAATTATGGTGGCACAAAATTTAAATGAAATGCTCACCCTTGAAAAGCTATACACCATCAAACAACAATCCATAGCCTATAAAACAATAGCTGAACTCGACTTGCCTGGGTTAAGTGAAGAGCGACGGTTAGTGTTTGTATCTGGGCTGGCTATTTTAATTGCACTATTTGAGTCTCTTGAAATAGAACAAATGGGGTTAGCGGGTGGTGCTCTTCGTGAAGGTGTTTTATATAGCATGCTACCGGAGCTTCATAATACCGACATTCGTCAACGCACTATTGATGGTTTTATGAATCGTTATCATGTTGATCAAAAGCAAGCATCTCGAGTTTCAAGTTTAGCATTACTGCTAGCTAATGAAGTCAGTCAGTACTGGCCGGTTGCAGCGCAAAGTGGATTGCCGCTTTTAAATGCCGTCGCGCAGCTGCATGAAATAGGTTTGTTAATAGAGTATAAGCAGTACCATAAACACACCGCTTATATTTTAGAAAATACCGACATGCCTGGTTTTTCGCAATCAGAGCATAAAGTAATTGTTGCTATAGCACATAGCCATCGCTCAGACCTTCAAAAAGGATGCTTAGATCATTTAGGTGCACATAGTAGTGTTGCTGCGTATATTGTTCGACTATTACGTATTGCTGTTATTTTATCGATGCGCCGACAAGATGACGTGTTGCCAAACTTCAAGATAACAGCTGAGAATGAAGAGTTAGCGATTCAATTTGAAAATAATTGGTTAAAAAAGCATCCGCTGATGGCAAGTGAACTAAATCAAGAGATTAAATATCAGAAAAAATGCGGTTGGAAACTTAAAGTTAGCTAG
- the rho gene encoding transcription termination factor Rho → MHLRELKDKSIKELVNQAESMGLENVARLRKQDIIFAILKSHAKGGENIFGGGVLEILQDGFGFLRSSEASYLAGPDDIYVSPSQIRRFSMRTGDSISGLIRPPKDGERYFALLKVNEVNFDKPENSRTKILFENLTPLHANERFRMERGNGSKEDITARVLDLASPIGRGQRGLLVAPPKAGKTMLLQNIAQSITHNHPDVTLMVLLIDERPEEVTEMQRLVKGEVIASTFDEPASRHVQVAEMVIEKAKRLVEHKKDVVILLDSITRLARAYNTVIPSSGKVLTGGVDANALHKPKRFFGAARNVEEGGSLTIIATALIDTGSKMDEVIYEEFKGTGNMELHLNRKIAEKRVFPAIDFNRSGTRREELLTKPDELQKLWILRKIVHDMSEIDAMEFLIDKLSMSKTNDEFFDSMKRK, encoded by the coding sequence ATGCATTTACGCGAATTAAAAGACAAGTCTATAAAAGAGCTTGTAAACCAAGCTGAGTCCATGGGGCTCGAAAACGTAGCCCGTTTGAGAAAGCAAGATATCATTTTTGCAATTCTTAAATCACACGCCAAAGGCGGAGAGAATATCTTCGGTGGTGGTGTTTTAGAAATTTTGCAAGATGGTTTTGGCTTTCTAAGATCATCAGAAGCTTCTTACTTAGCAGGCCCAGATGATATTTATGTATCTCCGAGTCAAATTCGCCGCTTTAGTATGCGTACTGGCGACTCTATTTCAGGTCTTATTCGTCCACCAAAAGACGGTGAGCGTTACTTTGCTTTGCTTAAAGTAAATGAAGTTAACTTTGATAAACCTGAAAACTCTCGCACTAAAATCCTTTTTGAAAACCTAACCCCACTTCATGCAAACGAACGTTTTCGTATGGAACGCGGTAACGGCAGTAAAGAAGATATTACCGCACGAGTTCTTGATTTGGCATCACCAATTGGCCGCGGCCAACGTGGATTATTAGTAGCACCGCCAAAAGCGGGTAAAACAATGTTGCTACAAAATATTGCGCAATCAATCACACATAACCACCCTGACGTTACATTAATGGTTTTACTTATTGATGAGCGCCCGGAAGAAGTTACTGAGATGCAACGCCTAGTAAAAGGTGAAGTTATTGCATCAACATTCGATGAGCCAGCTTCTCGCCACGTGCAAGTTGCGGAAATGGTTATCGAAAAAGCAAAGCGCTTAGTTGAGCATAAAAAAGATGTGGTTATCTTGCTTGATTCAATCACCCGTTTAGCACGTGCATATAACACGGTTATTCCATCATCAGGTAAAGTACTAACCGGTGGTGTAGATGCTAATGCGCTTCATAAACCTAAGCGTTTCTTTGGTGCTGCACGTAATGTTGAAGAAGGCGGTAGCTTAACAATTATTGCAACGGCCCTTATTGATACCGGCTCTAAAATGGATGAAGTTATCTACGAAGAGTTTAAAGGTACAGGTAACATGGAACTACACCTTAACCGTAAAATTGCGGAAAAACGTGTATTCCCAGCTATCGACTTTAATCGCTCTGGTACACGCCGTGAAGAGTTACTCACTAAGCCAGATGAACTACAAAAGCTGTGGATTTTACGTAAAATAGTACATGACATGTCAGAAATTGACGCCATGGAATTTTTAATTGATAAACTATCGATGAGTAAAACCAACGATGAGTTTTTTGATTCGATGAAACGTAAGTAA
- the rhlB gene encoding ATP-dependent RNA helicase RhlB, with translation MTKTHLTDKKFSDFAIAPEVVAGLTESGFEYCTPIQAKCLPFICEGRDIAGQAQTGTGKTLAFLTATCHRLLQSSKAPSKHPRALIMAPTRELAIQIHKDAKILAPHCNLNLGLVYGGEDYEKQRAQLEKGVDILIGTTGRLIDLYKQGCYTLNEIEVVVLDEADRMFDLGFIKDIRYMFRRMPDTSERLNLLFSATLSYRVQELAFEHMTNPEHVQIEPDVKTGKRIKEELFHPSQEDKIKLLLTLIEEEWPEKAIVFANTKHSCETVYAWLKADGHRVGMLTGDVNQKKRQSILAQFSKGELDFLVATDVAARGLHIPEVSHVFNFDLPDDCEDYVHRIGRTARAGASGHAISFACEQYAYNLHEIEEYIEHSIPLSHYDKSALLDDLTKPTIHRKRNFSTGPRNRSNNNGRRPNNGYQKGRS, from the coding sequence ATGACTAAGACACATTTGACCGATAAAAAGTTTTCAGACTTTGCTATTGCACCGGAAGTGGTTGCCGGGTTAACCGAAAGTGGGTTTGAATATTGCACACCCATTCAAGCTAAATGCCTACCTTTTATTTGTGAAGGGCGCGATATTGCGGGCCAAGCACAAACAGGTACTGGCAAAACGTTGGCATTTTTAACTGCCACGTGCCACCGGTTATTACAATCTAGCAAAGCACCTAGTAAACATCCAAGAGCCCTGATCATGGCCCCAACTCGGGAGCTTGCGATTCAGATACACAAAGATGCAAAAATTTTAGCGCCGCACTGTAATCTTAACTTAGGTTTAGTATATGGTGGCGAAGATTACGAAAAACAACGTGCACAACTAGAAAAAGGCGTTGATATTTTAATTGGCACCACAGGTCGCCTAATCGATTTATATAAGCAAGGCTGTTACACCCTTAATGAAATTGAGGTAGTCGTGCTAGATGAAGCCGATCGTATGTTCGATTTGGGTTTTATTAAAGATATTCGTTATATGTTCCGTCGTATGCCAGATACGTCAGAGCGTTTAAACTTATTATTCTCTGCTACGCTATCGTACCGTGTACAAGAGCTTGCATTTGAACACATGACTAACCCTGAGCATGTGCAAATAGAGCCCGATGTAAAAACAGGTAAACGTATTAAAGAAGAGCTATTTCATCCTTCACAAGAAGATAAAATTAAGCTGTTGTTAACCTTGATTGAAGAAGAATGGCCTGAGAAAGCCATTGTTTTTGCAAATACTAAGCATAGCTGTGAAACCGTATATGCATGGTTAAAAGCAGACGGACATCGCGTGGGCATGCTCACCGGTGATGTAAACCAAAAGAAACGCCAGTCAATACTCGCGCAATTTAGTAAAGGCGAGCTAGACTTTTTAGTGGCTACCGATGTTGCTGCACGTGGTTTACATATTCCAGAAGTAAGTCATGTATTTAACTTTGACTTACCTGACGATTGCGAAGATTACGTTCACCGCATTGGTCGTACAGCTCGAGCAGGCGCTTCAGGTCATGCAATTAGTTTTGCGTGTGAGCAATATGCTTATAACCTTCATGAAATTGAAGAATACATTGAGCACAGCATTCCATTATCACATTACGATAAAAGTGCATTGCTAGATGATTTAACGAAGCCGACTATTCATAGAAAGCGTAATTTTTCTACTGGTCCACGTAATCGTAGTAATAACAACGGACGTCGCCCAAATAATGGTTACCAAAAAGGACGGTCTTAA
- the trxA gene encoding thioredoxin TrxA, which produces MSEKIIQITDDSFEADVLQSDKPVLVDFWAEWCGPCKMIAPILSEVADEFDGRVTITKLNIDQNAGTPPKFGIRGIPTLLLFKDGQVAATKVGALSKTQLVEFLENNI; this is translated from the coding sequence ATGAGCGAGAAAATAATCCAAATTACCGACGATAGCTTTGAAGCTGACGTATTACAATCAGACAAACCTGTACTAGTAGACTTTTGGGCAGAATGGTGCGGACCGTGTAAGATGATCGCCCCAATTCTAAGCGAAGTTGCTGATGAGTTTGATGGCCGTGTAACTATCACTAAATTAAACATTGACCAAAATGCAGGCACACCACCAAAGTTTGGTATTCGTGGTATCCCTACACTACTACTTTTCAAAGATGGTCAAGTAGCTGCAACTAAAGTAGGCGCACTATCAAAAACACAATTAGTTGAGTTTTTAGAAAATAACATCTAA